The proteins below come from a single Sorghum bicolor cultivar BTx623 chromosome 4, Sorghum_bicolor_NCBIv3, whole genome shotgun sequence genomic window:
- the LOC8076031 gene encoding uncharacterized protein LOC8076031 yields the protein MKAAAGGGGKESPAASLLRFVLLLLLPLTVLYIFYTLHVILSSTPSCPPADPVRAKGTSNALAVSHLLNNFDETHLTNNYNLTSSMPPPPPPPPPPPPPAVLTATTLQHVVFGIAASARLWDKRKEYIKIWWRPGGGMRGFVWMDRPVRASSVPEGLPPIKVSADTSRFPYTHRRGHRSAIRISRIISETYRLGLPDVRWFVMGDDDTVFLPDNLLAVLSRLDHRQPYYIGSSSESHLQNIYFSYGMAFGGGGFAISQPLAARLERMQDACIRRYPSLYGSDDRIQACMAELGVPLTRHPGFHQYDVYGDLLGLLAAHPVAPLVSLHHLDVVRPLFPNARSRPAAVRRLFEGPVMLDSVGVMQQSICYDEAKRWTVSVAWGFVVMVARGVISPREMETPARTFLNWYRRADYKSHAFNTRPLARKPCERPALYYLAAARRAVARDGETTVTRYQRWRRRDEVRPVCRWKIPDPDTLLDSVLVVKKPDPALWDKSPRRNCCRVLSSPGAGEDGNKTMTIDVSVCEDWGIKQR from the exons ATGAAGGCAGCCGCCGGAGGAGGCGGCAAGGAGAGCCCAGCGGCCTCCCTCCTCCGCTTCGTCCTCCTGCTCCTTCTCCCTCTCACCGTGCTCTACATCTTCTACACCCTCCACGTCATTCTCTCCTCAACCCCGTCTTGCCCGCCGGCAGACCCCGTCAGAGCCAAGGGCACGTCAAACGCCTTGGCCGTCTCTCATCTTCTCAACAATTTTGACGAAACTCATCTTACCAACAATTATAACCTTACATCGTCaatgccaccgccaccgcctccgcctccgcctcctcctcctccggccgTGCTAACGGCGACGACGCTGCAGCACGTAGTGTTCGGCATTGCGGCGTCGGCGCGCCTGTGGGATAAGCGGAAGGAGTACATCAAGATCTGGTGGCGTCCAGGCGGGGGCATGCGGGGCTTCGTGTGGATGGACCGCCCCGTGCGGGCTTCCAGCGTGCCGGAGGGGCTGCCACCCATCAAGGTCTCGGCGGACACCTCCCGCTTCCCCTACACGCATCGGCGCGGCCACCGGTCCGCCATCCGCATCTCTCGCATCATCTCTGAGACCTACCGCCTCGGCCTTCCCGATGTGCGGTGGTTCGTCATGGGCGACGACGACACCGTCTTCCTCCCGGACAACCTGCTCGCGGTGCTCAGCAGGCTCGACCACCGGCAGCCCTACTACATTGGCTCCTCCTCGGAGAGCCACCTGCAGAACATCTACTTCTCGTATGGGATGGCGTTCGGCGGCGGCGGTTTCGCCATCAGCCAGCCGCTGGCGGCACGGCTGGAGCGGATGCAGGACGCGTGCATCCGGCGGTACCCGTCGCTGTACGGCAGCGACGACCGCATCCAGGCGTGCATGGCGGAGCTGGGCGTGCCGCTAACAAGGCACCCGGGGTTCCACCAGTACGACGTGTACGGGGACCTCCTGGGCCTCCTGGCCGCGCACCCCGTCGCGCCGCTCGTGTCGCTGCATCACCTCGACGTGGTGCGCCCGCTGTTCCCGAACGCGCGGTCCCGCCCGGCCGCGGTGCGGAGGCTGTTCGAGGGCCCCGTCATGCTGGACTCGGTCGGGGTGATGCAGCAGTCCATATGCTACGACGAGGCGAAGCGGTGGACGGTGTCGGTGGCGTGGGGGTTCGTGGTGATGGTGGCGAGGGGCGTGATCTCGCCGCGGGAGATGGAGACCCCCGCGCGGACGTTCCTCAACTGGTACCGACGCGCCGACTACAAGTCGCACGCTTTCAACACGCGGCCGCTGGCGCGCAAACCGTGCGAGCGCCCCGCGCTGTATTACCTGGCCGCTGCGCGCCGTGCGGTGGCGCGCGACGGCGAGACCACTGTGACGAGGTAccagcggtggcggcggcgtgaCGAGGTTCGCCCGGTGTGCCGGTGGAAGATCCCAGACCCCGACACGCTGCTCGACAGCGTGCTCGTGGTTAAGAAGCCCGATCCCGCACTGTGGGATAAG TCTCCGAGACGGAATTGCTGCAGAGTGCTGTCGTCTCCCGGGGCAGGGGAGGACGGCAACAAGACGATGACCATAGACGTTAGTGTATGTGAGGACTGGGGGATCAAGCAACGGTAA
- the LOC8076033 gene encoding protein REVEILLE 6 isoform X4, producing MVSASAPPPPLQSDAAGSGEDASKKVRKPYTITKSRESWTEQEHDKFLEALQLFDRDWKKIEAFVGSKTVIQIRSHAQKYFLKVQKNGTSEHVPPPRPKRKAAHPYPQKASKNEPNYGLKTDSSSIHRNSGMNVSVSSWAHSSIPQAVASTMVKDLGAGTPGPNNFCSSSTEGPPRTWQPGETNDQINQVPSLRLMPDFAEVYSFLGSVFDPSTSGHLQKLKEMNPIDVETALLLMRNLSINLTSPDFEDQRKLLSSYSTSDGLQLGSSRSSALAMSTPFM from the exons ATGGTCTCCGccagcgcgccgccgccgccgctgcagtCCGATGCGGCCGGGTCGGGGGAGGACGCGAGCAAGAAGGTGCGGAAGCCGTACACCATCACTAAGTCGCGCGAGAGCTGGACGGAGCAGGAGCACGACAAGTTCCTCGAGGCCCTGCAGCT ctTTGACCGTGACTGGAAGAAGATAGAGGCTTTTGTTGGCTCCAAGACTGTCATCCAG ATTAGGAGCCATGCACAGAAGTACTTTTTGAAGGTTCAGAAAAATGGAACCAGTGAACATGTCCCGCCTCCACGACCTAAGCGAAAAGCTGCTCATCCATATCCTCAGAAGGCTTCCAAGAATG AACCAAACTATGGGCTCAAGACAGATTCATCTTCCATCCATAGGAACTCTGGCATGAATGTGTCTGTTTCTTCATGGGCTCATAGTTCCATCCCACAAGCTGTTGCTTCAACGATGGTGAAAG ATTTAGGTGCTGGAACACCAGGTCCAAATAATTTTTGCTCAAGCAGTACTGAAGGCCCTCCAAGAACATGGCAACCTGGTGAAACAAATGATCAAATAAATCAAGTTCCGTCACTCCGCC TTATGCCAGATTTTGCGGAAGTGTACAGCTTCTTAGGTAGTGTTTTCGATCCAAGCACAAGTGGTCATCTGCAGAAACTTAAGGAGATGAATCCAATTGATGTTGAGACG GCACTGTTGTTGATGAGGAACCTATCCATCAATTTGACGAGTCCTGATTTTGAAGACCAA AGGAAGTTGTTGTCTTCATATAGCACTTCTGATGGACTTCAGCTAGGGAGCTCCAGGAGTTCAGCTCTAGCGATGAGTACGCCTTTCATGTAA
- the LOC8076033 gene encoding protein REVEILLE 6 isoform X1 codes for MVSASAPPPPLQSDAAGSGEDASKKVRKPYTITKSRESWTEQEHDKFLEALQLFDRDWKKIEAFVGSKTVIQIRSHAQKYFLKVQKNGTSEHVPPPRPKRKAAHPYPQKASKNEPNYGLKTDSSSIHRNSGMNVSVSSWAHSSIPQAVASTMVKEDLGAGTPGPNNFCSSSTEGPPRTWQPGETNDQINQVPSLRLMPDFAEVYSFLGSVFDPSTSGHLQKLKEMNPIDVETALLLMRNLSINLTSPDFEDQRKLLSSYSTSDGLQLGSSRSSALAMSTPFMIKGE; via the exons ATGGTCTCCGccagcgcgccgccgccgccgctgcagtCCGATGCGGCCGGGTCGGGGGAGGACGCGAGCAAGAAGGTGCGGAAGCCGTACACCATCACTAAGTCGCGCGAGAGCTGGACGGAGCAGGAGCACGACAAGTTCCTCGAGGCCCTGCAGCT ctTTGACCGTGACTGGAAGAAGATAGAGGCTTTTGTTGGCTCCAAGACTGTCATCCAG ATTAGGAGCCATGCACAGAAGTACTTTTTGAAGGTTCAGAAAAATGGAACCAGTGAACATGTCCCGCCTCCACGACCTAAGCGAAAAGCTGCTCATCCATATCCTCAGAAGGCTTCCAAGAATG AACCAAACTATGGGCTCAAGACAGATTCATCTTCCATCCATAGGAACTCTGGCATGAATGTGTCTGTTTCTTCATGGGCTCATAGTTCCATCCCACAAGCTGTTGCTTCAACGATGGTGAAAG AAGATTTAGGTGCTGGAACACCAGGTCCAAATAATTTTTGCTCAAGCAGTACTGAAGGCCCTCCAAGAACATGGCAACCTGGTGAAACAAATGATCAAATAAATCAAGTTCCGTCACTCCGCC TTATGCCAGATTTTGCGGAAGTGTACAGCTTCTTAGGTAGTGTTTTCGATCCAAGCACAAGTGGTCATCTGCAGAAACTTAAGGAGATGAATCCAATTGATGTTGAGACG GCACTGTTGTTGATGAGGAACCTATCCATCAATTTGACGAGTCCTGATTTTGAAGACCAA AGGAAGTTGTTGTCTTCATATAGCACTTCTGATGGACTTCAGCTAGGGAGCTCCAGGAGTTCAGCTCTAGCGATGAGTACGCCTTTCAT GATTAAAGGCGAATAG
- the LOC8076033 gene encoding protein REVEILLE 6 isoform X6: MSSGSSATVIHKLNMEYSFDRDWKKIEAFVGSKTVIQIRSHAQKYFLKVQKNGTSEHVPPPRPKRKAAHPYPQKASKNEPNYGLKTDSSSIHRNSGMNVSVSSWAHSSIPQAVASTMVKEDLGAGTPGPNNFCSSSTEGPPRTWQPGETNDQINQVPSLRLMPDFAEVYSFLGSVFDPSTSGHLQKLKEMNPIDVETALLLMRNLSINLTSPDFEDQRKLLSSYSTSDGLQLGSSRSSALAMSTPFMIKGE; this comes from the exons ATGTCTTCAGGCAGTTCAGCTACTGTGATTCACAAGCTGAATATGGAGTACAG ctTTGACCGTGACTGGAAGAAGATAGAGGCTTTTGTTGGCTCCAAGACTGTCATCCAG ATTAGGAGCCATGCACAGAAGTACTTTTTGAAGGTTCAGAAAAATGGAACCAGTGAACATGTCCCGCCTCCACGACCTAAGCGAAAAGCTGCTCATCCATATCCTCAGAAGGCTTCCAAGAATG AACCAAACTATGGGCTCAAGACAGATTCATCTTCCATCCATAGGAACTCTGGCATGAATGTGTCTGTTTCTTCATGGGCTCATAGTTCCATCCCACAAGCTGTTGCTTCAACGATGGTGAAAG AAGATTTAGGTGCTGGAACACCAGGTCCAAATAATTTTTGCTCAAGCAGTACTGAAGGCCCTCCAAGAACATGGCAACCTGGTGAAACAAATGATCAAATAAATCAAGTTCCGTCACTCCGCC TTATGCCAGATTTTGCGGAAGTGTACAGCTTCTTAGGTAGTGTTTTCGATCCAAGCACAAGTGGTCATCTGCAGAAACTTAAGGAGATGAATCCAATTGATGTTGAGACG GCACTGTTGTTGATGAGGAACCTATCCATCAATTTGACGAGTCCTGATTTTGAAGACCAA AGGAAGTTGTTGTCTTCATATAGCACTTCTGATGGACTTCAGCTAGGGAGCTCCAGGAGTTCAGCTCTAGCGATGAGTACGCCTTTCAT GATTAAAGGCGAATAG
- the LOC8076033 gene encoding protein REVEILLE 6 isoform X3: protein MVSASAPPPPLQSDAAGSGEDASKKVRKPYTITKSRESWTEQEHDKFLEALQLFDRDWKKIEAFVGSKTVIQIRSHAQKYFLKVQKNGTSEHVPPPRPKRKAAHPYPQKASKNEPNYGLKTDSSSIHRNSGMNVSVSSWAHSSIPQAVASTMVKEDLGAGTPGPNNFCSSSTEGPPRTWQPGETNDQINQVPSLRLMPDFAEVYSFLGSVFDPSTSGHLQKLKEMNPIDVETALLLMRNLSINLTSPDFEDQRKLLSSYSTSDGLQLGSSRSSALAMSTPFM from the exons ATGGTCTCCGccagcgcgccgccgccgccgctgcagtCCGATGCGGCCGGGTCGGGGGAGGACGCGAGCAAGAAGGTGCGGAAGCCGTACACCATCACTAAGTCGCGCGAGAGCTGGACGGAGCAGGAGCACGACAAGTTCCTCGAGGCCCTGCAGCT ctTTGACCGTGACTGGAAGAAGATAGAGGCTTTTGTTGGCTCCAAGACTGTCATCCAG ATTAGGAGCCATGCACAGAAGTACTTTTTGAAGGTTCAGAAAAATGGAACCAGTGAACATGTCCCGCCTCCACGACCTAAGCGAAAAGCTGCTCATCCATATCCTCAGAAGGCTTCCAAGAATG AACCAAACTATGGGCTCAAGACAGATTCATCTTCCATCCATAGGAACTCTGGCATGAATGTGTCTGTTTCTTCATGGGCTCATAGTTCCATCCCACAAGCTGTTGCTTCAACGATGGTGAAAG AAGATTTAGGTGCTGGAACACCAGGTCCAAATAATTTTTGCTCAAGCAGTACTGAAGGCCCTCCAAGAACATGGCAACCTGGTGAAACAAATGATCAAATAAATCAAGTTCCGTCACTCCGCC TTATGCCAGATTTTGCGGAAGTGTACAGCTTCTTAGGTAGTGTTTTCGATCCAAGCACAAGTGGTCATCTGCAGAAACTTAAGGAGATGAATCCAATTGATGTTGAGACG GCACTGTTGTTGATGAGGAACCTATCCATCAATTTGACGAGTCCTGATTTTGAAGACCAA AGGAAGTTGTTGTCTTCATATAGCACTTCTGATGGACTTCAGCTAGGGAGCTCCAGGAGTTCAGCTCTAGCGATGAGTACGCCTTTCATGTAA
- the LOC8073213 gene encoding oil body-associated protein 1A, which translates to MASSCHHVDVPGKPTETGTALLETATGTIQGFAPLSQIHQHLCAFHFYADDMGRQVEAHHFCAHLNEDVRQCLIFDGPGAGARLIGVEYIVSEAVFLTLPDGEKPLWHTHEFEVKGGFLFMPGVPGVVERRDLEKVCKTYGKTIHFWQVDRGDALPLGIPQIMMALTREGQLQQDLADCVEKKFGVSFQKERENRAYMSGPEHGIHPLANAAGKGLRTEIREVDIPASTTAGAGRVFT; encoded by the exons ATGGCGTCGTCGTGCCACCACGTGGATGTCCCCGGCAAGCCGACGGAGACGGGCACGGCGCTGCTGGAGACGGCGACGGGCACGATCCAGGGGTTCGCGCCGCTGAGCCAGATCCACCAGCACCTGTGCGCGTTCCACTTCTACGCGGACGACATGGGGCGGCAGGTGGAGGCGCACCACTTCTGCGCGCACCTCAACGAGGACGTGCGGCAGTGCCTCATCTTCGACGGGCCCGGCGCCGGCGCGCGGCTCATCGGCGTGGAGTACATCGTCTCCGAGGCGGTGTTCCTGACGCTGCCCGACGGCGAGAAGCCGCTGTGGCACACGCACGAGTTCGAGGTGAAGGGCGGGTTTCTGTTCATGCCGGGGGTGCCCGGCGTGGTGGAGCGCCGGGACCTGGAGAAGGTGTGCAAGACCTACGGCAAGACCATCCACTTCTGGCAGGTGGACCGCGGCGACGCGCTCCCGCTCGGCATCCCGCAGATCATGATGGCGCTCACCCGCGAGGGGCAGCTCCAGCAGGACCTCGCTGATT GTGTGGAGAAGAAGTTCGGTGTGTCCTTCcagaaggagagggagaaccgGGCGTACATGAGCGGGCCGGAGCACGGCATCCACCCCCTGGCGAACGCCGCCGGCAAGGGCCTCAGGACCGAGATCCGTGAAGTCGATATTCCGGCGAGTACTACCGCCGGTGCCGGGAGGGTCTTCACTTGA
- the LOC8076033 gene encoding protein REVEILLE 6 isoform X5 translates to MVSASAPPPPLQSDAAGSGEDASKKVRKPYTITKSRESWTEQEHDKFLEALQLFDRDWKKIEAFVGSKTVIQIRSHAQKYFLKVQKNGTSEHVPPPRPKRKAAHPYPQKASKNEPNYGLKTDSSSIHRNSGMNVSVSSWAHSSIPQAVASTMVKEDLGAGTPGPNNFCSSSTEGPPRTWQPGETNDQINQVPSLRLMPDFAEVYSFLGSVFDPSTSGHLQKLKEMNPIDVETALLLMRNLSINLTSPDFEDQGFPIGDASTQ, encoded by the exons ATGGTCTCCGccagcgcgccgccgccgccgctgcagtCCGATGCGGCCGGGTCGGGGGAGGACGCGAGCAAGAAGGTGCGGAAGCCGTACACCATCACTAAGTCGCGCGAGAGCTGGACGGAGCAGGAGCACGACAAGTTCCTCGAGGCCCTGCAGCT ctTTGACCGTGACTGGAAGAAGATAGAGGCTTTTGTTGGCTCCAAGACTGTCATCCAG ATTAGGAGCCATGCACAGAAGTACTTTTTGAAGGTTCAGAAAAATGGAACCAGTGAACATGTCCCGCCTCCACGACCTAAGCGAAAAGCTGCTCATCCATATCCTCAGAAGGCTTCCAAGAATG AACCAAACTATGGGCTCAAGACAGATTCATCTTCCATCCATAGGAACTCTGGCATGAATGTGTCTGTTTCTTCATGGGCTCATAGTTCCATCCCACAAGCTGTTGCTTCAACGATGGTGAAAG AAGATTTAGGTGCTGGAACACCAGGTCCAAATAATTTTTGCTCAAGCAGTACTGAAGGCCCTCCAAGAACATGGCAACCTGGTGAAACAAATGATCAAATAAATCAAGTTCCGTCACTCCGCC TTATGCCAGATTTTGCGGAAGTGTACAGCTTCTTAGGTAGTGTTTTCGATCCAAGCACAAGTGGTCATCTGCAGAAACTTAAGGAGATGAATCCAATTGATGTTGAGACG GCACTGTTGTTGATGAGGAACCTATCCATCAATTTGACGAGTCCTGATTTTGAAGACCAA GGCTTCCCAATTGGTGATGCCAGTACTCAGTAG
- the LOC8076032 gene encoding mechanosensitive ion channel protein 1, mitochondrial produces MSNFIRKDTMFRSAAILRWSCQAASVRSPREASPEQCLYSGVPWRWFSCAELEHSEKLGTYPVRIEKSSTMHFTVHSKNCWLVTAKHHYNQSLGFSGVSSLRRMSSSYTRTKPDGLENAVSEVSSTGSSKVDNTDGGGNTWIDMSEDAHRSAVDASTAAGNNIKRPNDAITLHFQELFGNHTDLEKVIVPLGGTLIGTAMAWFVMPIVLRKLHKYASDGPLRTLWGDSTKKHVSYETSLWSALEDPAKYMITFMAFSQMAAVIEPGISDYLPQAWKGAFAVSLVWFLHRWKTNFIGHAMAKQAATRTDRERLSAFDKVSSLGLIALGVIALAEACGVPVQSILTVGGVGGVATAFAARDILGNMLSGFSIQFSRPFSVGDYIKAGSIEGQVVEIGLTSTSLINTEKLPVVVPNSLFSSQMIVNKSRAQWHASVAKLPIRIEDIEKVPAITEEIKVMLTSNSKIDAAYCYLSRLEISSGELTIGCNIKSTKTEEWSSTEQDILLKAASIIKRHKLWTPV; encoded by the exons ATGTCAAATTTTATTAGAAAGGATACGATGTTTAGGAGTGCAGCAATTTTGCGATGGTCTTGCCAAGCAGCCAGTGTTCGGAGTCCCAGAGAGGCATCTCCTGAGCAGTGTTTATATTCTGGAGTTCCTTGGAGATGGTTCAGCTGTGCTGAGCTTGAGCACTCTGAAAAGCTGGGCACTTATCCCGTAAGAATAGAAAAAAGCAGCACGATGCATTTTACAGTTCATTCAAAGAATTGTTGGTTGGTTACGGCAAAGCATCACTACAACCAATCACTGGGGTTCTCAGGTGTATCAAGTCTTCGTCGCATGTCTTCCTCGTATACTAGAACTAAACCAGATGGTCTTGAAAATGCTGTCTCAGAGGTTTCTTCTACAGGATCTTCTAAAGTTGACAACACAGATggtggtggaaacacctggatTGATATGTCAGAAGATGCTCATCGTTCTGCTGTTGATGCTAGCACTGCTGCAGGCAACAACATAAAGCGTCCGAATGATGCAATTACACTTCATTTCCAAGAGTTATTTGGTAATCACACAGATCTAGAAAAGGTAATTGTTCCACTTGGTGGGACACTGATCGGTACAGCAATGGCATGGTTTGTAATGCCTATTGTTCTAAGAAAGCTGCACAAGtatgcatcagatggtcccctTAGGACACTCTGGGGAGACTCTACTAAGAAACATGTGTCTTATGAAACAAGCTTGTGGAGTGCACTGGAAGATCCTGCAAAATATATGATCACATTTATGGCATTTTCGCAGAT GGCTGCAGTTATTGAACCAGGCATTTCAGATTATCTTCCACAGGCATGGAAGGGGGCATTTGCTGTCTCTTTAGTGTGGTTCCTTCACAGGTGGAAGACTAACTTCATTGGCCATGCTATGGCCAAACAAGCTGCTACAAGAACTGACCGTGAAAGATTGTCAGCATTTGATAAGGTGTCATCACTAGGACTGATAGCACTTGGAGTTATAGCTCTTGCTGAAGCTTGTGGTGTACCTGTGCAGTCAATATTAACTGTTGGTGGTGTTGGAG GTGTTGCTACTGCTTTTGCGGCAAGAGATATCCTTGGTAACATGCTGAGTGGATTCTCTATACAATTTTCAAGGCCATTCTCAGTTGGAGACTATATCAAG GCTGGTTCAATAGAAGGGCAAGTTGTTGAAATTGGATTGACCTCTACTTCGTTGATAAATACAGAAAAGCTCCCTGTTGTAGTCCCTAACTCACTTTTCTCCAGCCAA ATGATAGTGAACAAATCAAGGGCCCAGTGGCATGCTAGTGTGGCCAAACTTCCCATAAGAATTGAAGACATCGAAAAGGTTCCTGCTATAACAGAGGAGATAAAAGTAATGTTGACGTCCAACTCAAAAATTGACGCTGCATACTGCTATCTCTCACGGTTAGAAATTTCAAGTGGAGAGCTTACCATTGGTTGCAATATCAAAAGCACG AAAACAGAGGAGTGGTCATCTACAGAACAAGACATTCTCCTGAAAGCTGCCAGTATCATCAAGCGACATAAACTTTGGACTCCCGTGTAA
- the LOC8076033 gene encoding protein REVEILLE 6 isoform X2 — MVSASAPPPPLQSDAAGSGEDASKKVRKPYTITKSRESWTEQEHDKFLEALQLFDRDWKKIEAFVGSKTVIQIRSHAQKYFLKVQKNGTSEHVPPPRPKRKAAHPYPQKASKNEPNYGLKTDSSSIHRNSGMNVSVSSWAHSSIPQAVASTMVKDLGAGTPGPNNFCSSSTEGPPRTWQPGETNDQINQVPSLRLMPDFAEVYSFLGSVFDPSTSGHLQKLKEMNPIDVETALLLMRNLSINLTSPDFEDQRKLLSSYSTSDGLQLGSSRSSALAMSTPFMIKGE, encoded by the exons ATGGTCTCCGccagcgcgccgccgccgccgctgcagtCCGATGCGGCCGGGTCGGGGGAGGACGCGAGCAAGAAGGTGCGGAAGCCGTACACCATCACTAAGTCGCGCGAGAGCTGGACGGAGCAGGAGCACGACAAGTTCCTCGAGGCCCTGCAGCT ctTTGACCGTGACTGGAAGAAGATAGAGGCTTTTGTTGGCTCCAAGACTGTCATCCAG ATTAGGAGCCATGCACAGAAGTACTTTTTGAAGGTTCAGAAAAATGGAACCAGTGAACATGTCCCGCCTCCACGACCTAAGCGAAAAGCTGCTCATCCATATCCTCAGAAGGCTTCCAAGAATG AACCAAACTATGGGCTCAAGACAGATTCATCTTCCATCCATAGGAACTCTGGCATGAATGTGTCTGTTTCTTCATGGGCTCATAGTTCCATCCCACAAGCTGTTGCTTCAACGATGGTGAAAG ATTTAGGTGCTGGAACACCAGGTCCAAATAATTTTTGCTCAAGCAGTACTGAAGGCCCTCCAAGAACATGGCAACCTGGTGAAACAAATGATCAAATAAATCAAGTTCCGTCACTCCGCC TTATGCCAGATTTTGCGGAAGTGTACAGCTTCTTAGGTAGTGTTTTCGATCCAAGCACAAGTGGTCATCTGCAGAAACTTAAGGAGATGAATCCAATTGATGTTGAGACG GCACTGTTGTTGATGAGGAACCTATCCATCAATTTGACGAGTCCTGATTTTGAAGACCAA AGGAAGTTGTTGTCTTCATATAGCACTTCTGATGGACTTCAGCTAGGGAGCTCCAGGAGTTCAGCTCTAGCGATGAGTACGCCTTTCAT GATTAAAGGCGAATAG
- the LOC8076030 gene encoding E3 ubiquitin-protein ligase RHA1B: MGFPVGYSEMLLPRVLLQVLLLLGHLHRFLLWAFHAVGLGDLIDLGCNYYPPPPPTPTAQEHQDAAAAAPLQHRRPEFRPVPSVLIEEALPVVRFDELGGTACGDGDCDCAVCLSGIGARDEVRRLSNCRHAFHRACLDRWMLAHDQRTCPLCRAPLIPGAGAAAADPWAAAGGVAPWPDAGDYDMSYPSSLPSTPLLTALPTPTLLRPHELLLTGLGGFQ, from the coding sequence ATGGGCTTCCCCGTGGGGTACTCGGAGATGCTGCTCCCGCGCGTGCTGCTGCaggtgctcctcctcctcggccACCTCCACCGCTTCCTCCTCTGGGCCTTCCACGCCGTGGGGCTCGGCGACCTCATCGACCTCGGCTGCAACTACTACCCCCCGCCGCCCCCCACGCCCACGGCGCAGGAGCACCAggacgcggccgcggccgcgccgcTGCAGCACCGGCGGCCGGAGTTCAGGCCCGTCCCGTCGGTGCTCATCGAGGAGGCGCTCCCCGTGGTGCGGTTCGACGAGCTGGGCGGGACCGCGTGCGGTGACGGCGACTGCGACTGCGCGGTGTGCCTCAGCGGCATCGGCGCGCGCGACGAGGTGCGGCGGCTCAGCAACTGCCGCCACGCCTTCCACCGCGCCTGCCTCGACCGCTGGATGTTGGCGCACGACCAGCGCACCTGCCCGCTCTGCCGCGCGCCGCTCATCCCCGGGGCCGGGGCCGCGGCCGCGGACCCCTGGGCCGCCGCGGGCGGCGTCGCGCCGTGGCCCGACGCGGGCGACTACGACATGTCCTACCCGTCTTCGCTGCCGTCCACGCCGCTGCTGACGGCGTTGCCCACCCCGACGCTGCTGCGGCCTCACGAGCTGCTGCTCACCGGCCTGGGCGGCTTCCAGTGA